The following nucleotide sequence is from Candidatus Aegiribacteria sp..
GATTTCTGCCGTTCAATCACCACCTCGGCCGCGCCGCACGGCCCACCCAGTCGATTCCTGGCTCTGAAGCAGAACCTATTCTCGCCGAATGCGAGCGACCGAGTGATATCCCTGTCACACACTTCCCACTGGCCATCGTTTTGTCGGCACTCATACTGATCGAACAGCATCACTGAATCGGACAGGATGATTCGGATGCGATTGTCGATGAGCTTGGCTTCAAAACACACCTGGTTCATCTTTGGGTACAGGTAGTCCTCAGTCGTGTGGCGCCCAAACAGCCCCCGGTGCTTGCCCTGGAACAACAGGTGGGGGTTCTCGCTAATCTCTTCGACCTCCCCGAGGTAGTCCCAGTGACTGAAGAAGTCCTGATTCCTGTAGATCCAGATCGCTCGGAAGTGTTCGAGCCAAGCGCTCATGTCATTTCTGACTGATGATGCCGTCAGGGCAATCAGCTCGGCGTCATTTCCGGCCAAGACGTGTTCCCGGATTTCGTGCGCGTTTAGAGTCTTCCCCTCGTGTTTCCAATGGCAGTTGTTCTGGGGATCGAGGAGTATCCACTTCTGCAACGAGTCGCTCCAGACTTCTGTCGCCCAATGCCCTTTCCCGTACCCGTAGTGGTAGTTCTCCTTCATGAGGGCAAGAACTCTCGCGGGTTGCGCGTTCGCCTGAAGCACTGACGCGAGGAGGATGGCATACTCTCGACAGGTGAATCCCGTGTCGTGTGTGGCCTGCCTGAGGATTGTCAGTGGATTGCTGTCAGTGGGGGAGTTTGAAGGGTCGTGCGGGAAAAGCTGGTGCGCCCATTCGAGCCAGTAGATGAGTCTTCTCATCTCGTCGACCGACGGAGGTTCCGGCAATTCCAACCGAAGCGCCTCCAAGCTGACCGGAGAGCTGAAGTTCATCCATTTCGAAGCGTCGAGCGCATCGCTGTCCCACCTGATGACCTTGAGGGGATGAGCATTTCGATCAACCAAGGCGCGCAGCTCCTTGAACTCCTCCGTATCTCTCAGCTTCTTATTCCTCCACGGCGTCTCAGCAAGTTGGTCCACTTTCTCCAGATCCGAATAACCGGCTTGCGCCGCTTCGGTCAAAAGCTCCAGGCCGTCCTGAATATCGCCGCAAAGAACCGACATGTACCCTGCGGCGGCCTGCGCATAGGCGCAATTCTCCCGGTCTTGGGAGATCGAGTAGAGGCTCGCAGCTTCCAGAAATAGCGCTCTGGCAGCCTGGATATTGCCTTCGGTAACGAGCAAGCGCGCCCGCCTGAAACAGAGCTTAGCAGCCTTATGTTCTTCAGTCATGTTTGGTGCTCCTCGCCCCGAGGAAACCTTGTTTTCGCTGCTGGGGCAAACGGTTGAACTCACGTGTCAGCCGACAACCGGCGAGAAGGCTGGCGCTTGGGGAATTCGGGTTTCATTCCCGAGTATCGAGTCCATCCTGTTACTCGTCGTCTTCATCCCCATTCCGCATATTCTCAAGAAGAATAAGGTACGCTATCTGCTGTCTGGGATAGCTGCAGTACATATCCATGTTCACATCTGACCAGTTTCTCCGAAGAACTGCCATGGGAAGAAGAAAATCAATCCCGGCATCGAGAAGCTTTCGAAGGCTATGACTTACGTTTGATTGACTCAGCCCAAGAACGGTAGATATTTCGCTTACATTAAGCGGCCCCCGCAGAAGAATGCGGACCATTCTCAATCTGCTGGAATTCGCCAGAGCGTCAAACATGTTTTTCATAGATATGATTATATGATAATATTTTCATATCGTCAATCAGCATTAACCTTCCAGGGGATTGAAAAACTCTTTGCCGGTCTTGTTTTCAAAATGCTTCTCAAAGAGGACATGATCTCAAA
It contains:
- a CDS encoding transglutaminase-like domain-containing protein, which gives rise to MTEEHKAAKLCFRRARLLVTEGNIQAARALFLEAASLYSISQDRENCAYAQAAAGYMSVLCGDIQDGLELLTEAAQAGYSDLEKVDQLAETPWRNKKLRDTEEFKELRALVDRNAHPLKVIRWDSDALDASKWMNFSSPVSLEALRLELPEPPSVDEMRRLIYWLEWAHQLFPHDPSNSPTDSNPLTILRQATHDTGFTCREYAILLASVLQANAQPARVLALMKENYHYGYGKGHWATEVWSDSLQKWILLDPQNNCHWKHEGKTLNAHEIREHVLAGNDAELIALTASSVRNDMSAWLEHFRAIWIYRNQDFFSHWDYLGEVEEISENPHLLFQGKHRGLFGRHTTEDYLYPKMNQVCFEAKLIDNRIRIILSDSVMLFDQYECRQNDGQWEVCDRDITRSLAFGENRFCFRARNRLGGPCGAAEVVIERQKSAQLR
- a CDS encoding ArsR family transcriptional regulator, yielding MKNMFDALANSSRLRMVRILLRGPLNVSEISTVLGLSQSNVSHSLRKLLDAGIDFLLPMAVLRRNWSDVNMDMYCSYPRQQIAYLILLENMRNGDEDDE